In the genome of Kwoniella shandongensis chromosome 6, complete sequence, one region contains:
- a CDS encoding spermidine synthase: MSATLSHPNIVDGWFREINDQWPGQAMTLKVKQILHTEQSLFQDVLVFESETFGNVLVLDGVIQVTERDEFSYQEMITHLPMASHPNPENVLVIGGGDGGVIREVLKHKSVKKVTLCDIDEAVIRVSKQWLPLMSSCYKDSRVEVHIGDGFKFLPEHKNEYDVIITDSSDPVGPAEALFKAPYFQLLHEALKEGGSVSTQAECIWMHLPLIKELRATCQKLFPVVDYATTSIPTYPGGNMGLMVCTKDANRNLAVPLRAVPGTKYYNNDVHRASFTIPEFARAMLQDGENILPKFSGVRPGPKSAPTTKKKVLLLGSGLVAPPAAEYITKHNHELTVACRTLSTAEALCEGLPNATPLSVDVGSPDALRQAIKGHDVVVSLVPYTYHAAVMEAALEEKVHVVTTSYVNPSMKALHQKFVDAGLICFNEIGVDPGVDHLWAIKTIDEVQKAGGKIKSFYSFCGGLPEPAASDNALGYKFSWSPLGVLMALNNDGKFIKDGKVTEVAGKDLMSSAKPYFFTPAYNLVAYPNRDSSVFREFYGLKDVENLCRGTMRYAGFPEVITAWKEIGLLDDAPQEYLAKDAAPITWISLLAKTLGVEAKETAVVEKLKSLKSLENDSKILLSKFRQLGLFSDEKVAPRGSIMKSLSALLEEKCQFQKGEVDIVILQHTFEIVNADGSEQTITSSLEAYGDRNGGHSAMARLVGVPCGVAVQFILEGVLKTPGVLQPYDEPTCKLFRDRLESEEGITMVEKVI, translated from the exons ATGTCTGCCACTCTTTCTCACCCTAACATCGTCG ACGGTTGGTTCAGGGAGATCAACGACCAATGgcctg GTCAAGCTATGACCCTCAA GGTCAAGCAGATCTTGCACACTGAGCAGTCTCTCTTCCAA GACGTTCTCGTGTTCGAGTCTGAGACTTTTGGTAACGTCCTCGTCCTTGACGGTGTCATCCAGGTCACCGAGCGAGATGAGTTCTC CTACCAGGAGATGATCACCCACTTGCCTATGGCTTCTCACCCCAACCCTGAGAACGTCCTTGtcatcggtggtggtgacggTGGTGTTATCCGAGAGGTGCTCAAGCACAAGTCAGTGAAGAAGGTTACCCTTTGTGACattgacgag GCCGTCATCCGAGTCTCCAAGCAATGGCTCCCCCTCATGTCCTCTTGTTACAAGGACTCTCGTGTCGAGGTTCACATCGGCGACGGTTTCAAGTTCCTTCCCGAGCACAAGAACGAGTACgacgtcatcatcaccgactCTTCCGACCCCGTCGGTCCCGCCGAGGCTTTGTTTAAGGCTCCTtacttccagctcctccacgAGGCTCTCAAGGAGGGCGGTAGTGTCTCCACTCAAGCCGAGTGTATCTGGATGCACTTGCCTCTCATCAAGGAGTTGAGGGCCACTTGTCAGAAGCTCTTCCCCGTTGTCGACTacgccaccacctccatccctaCCTACCCCGGTGGAAACATGGGTCTCATGGTCTGCACCAAGGATGCCAACCGAAACCTTGCTGTCCCTCTTCGAGCAGTCCCCGGCACCAAGTACTACAACAACGATGTTCACCGTGCCTCGTTCACCATCCCCGAGTTCGCTCGAGCTATGCTTCAGGACGGTGAGAACATCTTGCCCAAGTTTAGCGGTGTCCGACCTGGCCCCAAGTCTGCTCCTAccaccaagaagaaggttcttctcctcggtaGCGGTCTTGTCGCTCCCCCTGCCGCTGAGTACATCACCAAGCACAACCACGAGCTCACCGTCGCTTGCCGAACTCTCTCCACCGCCGAAGCTCTCTGTGAGGGTCTCCCCAACGCCACTCCCTTGTCCGTCGATGTCGGCTCTCCCGACGCTCTCCGACAGGCTATCAAGGGTCACGACGTCGTCGTCTCTTTGGTTCCTTACACCTACCACGCCGCCGTCATGGAGGCCgctctcgaggagaaggTCCACGTCGTTACCACTTCTTACGTCAACCCTTCGATGAAGGCTTTGCACCAGAAGTTCGTCGACGCCGGTCTCATCTGTTTCAACGAGATCGGTGTTGACCCTGGAGTTGACCACTTGTGGGCTATCAAGACCATCGATGAGGTCCAGAAGGCTGGTGGCAAGATTAAGAGCTTCTACAGCTTCTGTGGTG GTCTTCCCGAGCCTGCT GCTTCCGACAACGCTCTCGGTTACAAGTTCTCTTGGTCTCCTCTCGGTGTCCTGATGGCCCTCAACAACGACGGCAAGTTCATCAAGGACGGCAAGGTCACCGAGGTTGCCGGCAAGGATCTCAT GTCTTCCGCCAAGCCTTACTTCTTCACTCCTGCTTACAACCTTGTTGCCTACCCCAACCGAGACTCGAGCGTTTTCAGGGAATTCTACGGCTTGAAGGACGTTGAGAACCTCTGCAGAGGTACCATGCGATACGCTGGTTTCCCTGAGGTTATCACCGCTTGGAAGGAGATTGGTCTCCTCGACGACGCTCCCCAAGAGTACCTCGCCAAGGACGCTGCTCCCATCACATGgatttctcttctcgccaagACCCTCGGTGTCGAGGCTAAGGAGAC TGCTGTCGTTGAGAAGCTCAAGTCATTGAAGTCCCTCGAGAACGACTCCaagatcctcctctccaagtTCCGACAGCTCGGTCTCTTCTCCGACGAGAAGGTCGCACCTCGAGGCTCCATCATGAAGTCTCTCAGCGCTCTCCTCGAGGAGAAGTGTCAGTTCcagaagggagaggttgacatcgtcatcctTCAACACACTTTCGAGATCGTTAACGCCGACGGTTCTGAG CAAACCATCACATCCTCGCTCGAGGCTTACGGTGACAGGAACGGCGGCCACTCTGCCATGGCCCGACTCGTTGGT GTCCCATGTGGTGTTGCTGTTCAATTCATCCTTGAGGGTGTTCTCAAGACCCCTGGTGTTCTCCAACCTTACGACGAGCCT ACCTGTAAGCTCTTCCGTGACCGACTTGAGTCTGAGGAGGGTATCACCATGGTTGAGAAGGTCATCTAG
- a CDS encoding calcium-binding protein NCS-1, producing the protein MGKSQSKLSADELAELQKNTYFDKKELQQWYKGFLKDCPGGQLNKEEFKKIYRQFFPFGDPSQFADYVFNVFDEDKSGTIEFKEFICALSVTSRGRLDEKLKWAFQLYDINQDGYITYDEMLQIVKSIYKMTGQMVQLPEDEDTPEKRVDKIFRNMDLNKDAKLTFDEFKEGSKEDPTIVQALSLYDGLV; encoded by the exons ATGGGAAAATCACAATCTAAATTGTCGGCGGACGAACTTGCCGAATTGCAGAAGAACACTTACT ttgacaagaag GAGCTGCAACAATGG TACAAGGGATTTTTGAAGGACTGTCCTGGAGGTCAGCTCAACAAGGAAG agttcaagaagatctATCGACAATTCTTCCCGTTCGGTGATCCGAGCCAATTCGCAGATTATGTCTTCAAC GTATTCGATGAAGACAAGTCTGGTACAATCGAGTTCAAG GAATTCATCTGTGCCCTGTCTGTCACTTCTCGAGGTCGTCTTGACGAGAAGTTGAAGT GGGCGTTCCAACTCTACGACATCAACCAAGATGGATATATCACCTACGATGAGATGTTACAGATCGTCAAGTCTATCTACAAGATGACAGGACAGATGGTCCAATTgccagaagacgaagatacccccgagaag CGAGTCGACAAGATCTTCCGTAATATGGATCTGAACAAGGATGCGAAACTCACATTCGACGAGTTCAAAGAGGGATCAAAGGAAGATCCAACGATCGTCCAA GCTCTTTCATTGTACGATGGTTTGGTATGA